The Candidatus Dormiibacterota bacterium genome includes the window AGCGCCTCGTCGTGCGAGTAACCGGTCCTCAACGTGAACGCATCGTTCACGTAATCGAGTTGCAACGTGCCGCCGGGCACGACGCGGTATACGAGGATAGCATCGCCCGCGACGTTAATTGCGCGAGTAAGCAAATCGATTTCACGCCGCGCGATCTCCCGCTCGGTCTGATCGATGGCGATGGCGATAACGCGTTCGGTTCCGTCTTCTCGTACGAGATCCACGCGCAGTTCGACCGGATAGGACGTACCGTCCCGTCGACGCAGCTCGGCGTCGCGGACGACGGGGAGCCCCGAACGAATCCGAGCGATCGCATCGTCGAAGGCACGATCTAGGAGAATTGGGAGCACGTCGAAGATGGGCATGCCCGCGATCTCGCGCAGGGAATATCCCAATCGTTCGCAGGCACCCTTGGAAGCAAAAGCGATCGTTTTCGCAAGCGGATCGATCGTGAATAGATCGATGTGCGCCGAATCGAACAACTTCAAAAAGCGACGACGCGATTCGAGAGCCGCCATCAGTGCCTTTGCAATCGACTCGAGCGCGGAAATCTGTAGAGGACTCAGCGTGTGCGGCACCTGGTCCATCACGCAAAGAGTCCCTATAGTGTGGCCCTCGGCAGTCGTTAGCGGCAGCCCCGCATAGAACCGCAGGAACGGCTCTTCGGTAACCAACGGATTGTCGCGAAACCGCTCGTCAACTCGAATATCCGGCACGATCATCGCATGGCCGCTCTCAACGACAGGATTGCATAGCGAGATATTACGCGAGATCTCGCGGACCGGTAAGCCGCGAGAGGACTTGAACCACTGACGGTCTTCGTCGACTAAGCTGATGGTCGCGATGCTGGTACCCGCCAGCTCCGAAGCTAGGTGCGTGAAGGCATCGTACAACGCTTCTTCAGGCGTATCGAGGATTTGCAGGTCTTGCAGCGCCTTAAGGCGCTCGCTTTCAATTTCCGGTAAGGGTGGCTTCAGCATCGGCATAGGCTCACGATCGTATATGGCGGGCAAGAAACGTTTGCAAGCGCTCGTTGAACCGCGCCGGCGCATCGGCGTTGGCGACGTGCCCCGCTCCGGCGATGACGCTAAGTTCGCTCACCGGGATACCTGCCGCAATTTCTTCAGAGAGCGCGAACGGCGCGACCGCGTCGTGCTCTCCGCACGCGACGAGCGCGGGTACGCTTATACCCGGCAAGAGATCGCGATAGTCACCGGTCCAGGTAGCCTCCGTCGCGGCAAGATACGAAGGAACGGTCTTGCACGCCATCTGTTCTACGGTTTCGCGCAGGCGCTCCGGTGGCAAGCCGAGTTTCTCCGCGCGACCGCGCGCGAAAGTTTCCATGCTTCCGGCAGCGCGGACCGCCGCGGCGATGCCGTCGGCGTACGACCGCGCGTTCGGGTAGCGAGCAAAGCTGCCGACGATCGCCATCGCATCGATCCGGCTTGGATCGCGTTTCCATAATTCGAACGCCACCACGCCGCCTAAACTGCAACCGATAATGGTATAGCTTTCGATCGCGTACGCATCCAACACGGCGAGCACGTCGCCGGCATACCCGGCTCGCGTTATCTCCGACGGCGACGGTTCGGGCGGAATGCCGTTACCGCGCAATTCAATCGCGAAACAACGATAGGCATCATCGAACGCACGCAGCTGCGCGTCCCAAATCGCGGCGGTGGACCCGACGCCATGCACGAAGACCAGCGCCGGCCCGTTAGTGCCGGCGCTGCGCACCGCGCACGCCACCCCGCCGTGCCCCACCACGTCCCGAGTTTCAATCATTTCAACTCACGTTTTCGGGCGACGAATGCCAATACGTCCGTTAGGGAACGGGCGTTCAACACGTCATCTTTGGTGAGTCCGGCGCGCCGCGCCTGCCCGACCGCTAATTCCACATTGGCTAAGCCCGCCGCATCGTGAGCGTCGCTATCCAAACTGAACGTTACGCCGTAACGCTTGGCTTGTCGGGCGAGGGGAGCCGGCAAATCGAGCCGCAGGTCCTGTCCGTCGATCTCCAGCGCGGTACCGGTGCGCGCTGCTGCCGCGAATACGGCATCGTAATCGAATTCGTAGCCGGCGAATCCACCGAGCATCCGCCCGGTTGGGTGACCGATGATCGTGACGTACGGGTTTTCGCACGCACGAATCAGGCGCGCCGTCATCGCTTCGCGCGAGATGTCGAAGGCCGAGTGCACGCTGGCAATAACGATATCGAGTGCGGCGAGCGTCCGGTCGTCGTAATCGAGCGAGCCGTCCGGCAGAATATCCACCTCGCTCGAACAGAGCGTGCGGA containing:
- a CDS encoding alpha/beta hydrolase is translated as MIETRDVVGHGGVACAVRSAGTNGPALVFVHGVGSTAAIWDAQLRAFDDAYRCFAIELRGNGIPPEPSPSEITRAGYAGDVLAVLDAYAIESYTIIGCSLGGVVAFELWKRDPSRIDAMAIVGSFARYPNARSYADGIAAAVRAAGSMETFARGRAEKLGLPPERLRETVEQMACKTVPSYLAATEATWTGDYRDLLPGISVPALVACGEHDAVAPFALSEEIAAGIPVSELSVIAGAGHVANADAPARFNERLQTFLARHIRS